A section of the Candidatus Poribacteria bacterium genome encodes:
- the aroQ gene encoding type II 3-dehydroquinate dehydratase, whose protein sequence is MNILVLHGPNLHLLGKRQPEIYGHQTLSDINAMLDRQAAASPHAITLKISQSNHEGELVSIIGDNIDWADGILINPAAYTHTSVAIRDALSTVALPVIEIHLSNIYAREEFRHHSYISAVAVGVIGGFGTHSYTLALEAMIQILQQTQEN, encoded by the coding sequence ATGAACATCCTCGTCCTTCACGGACCGAATCTACACCTCTTAGGGAAACGCCAACCGGAGATTTATGGACACCAAACATTATCAGACATCAACGCTATGCTCGACCGCCAAGCAGCGGCATCGCCTCACGCGATTACACTCAAAATCTCCCAATCCAATCACGAAGGCGAACTCGTCTCCATCATCGGTGATAACATCGACTGGGCAGATGGTATCTTGATTAATCCTGCTGCTTACACACATACCAGTGTCGCCATCCGAGACGCACTCTCTACCGTCGCACTCCCCGTCATAGAGATTCATCTCTCTAACATCTATGCCCGCGAAGAATTTCGGCATCATTCCTACATATCGGCGGTTGCTGTCGGTGTCATCGGCGGTTTCGGAACGCATAGTTACACGCTTGCCCTTGAGGCAATGATCCAGATATTGCAACAAACTCAGGAAAATTAA
- a CDS encoding DegT/DnrJ/EryC1/StrS family aminotransferase produces the protein MKKMAKNPFIPFSRPWIDDTEIEAVSQVLASKWISTGNRVREFERSFAEYLGVKHAIAVSSCTHALHLSLVVTGIGNGDEVITTPYTFTATAEAIRYVGAKPVFVDIEPDTLNIDITQIEQAITPRTKAILPVHFAGLPCDMEALQDLCRNHNLVLIDDAAHAIPTEYKGQYIGNIGDLSAFSFYANKNLTTGEGGMITTNNDAFAKPLRTMRLHGIDKDAWARQSERDIWRYDIATEGYKYNMTDIQAAMGLCQLIKLNKQHERRRDLAQIYQTELANFPQISTPVAPENPSEHSWHLYIIQLPPGERDGFIRALSEANIECSVHYIPLHLFEFYQEHYGYRVGDFPCAEAAFEGVVSLPLHPGLTEEEIHIVIDEIGKILGP, from the coding sequence ATTAAAAAGATGGCAAAAAACCCTTTCATACCCTTTAGTCGCCCTTGGATCGATGATACCGAAATCGAAGCCGTTAGCCAAGTCCTCGCCTCCAAATGGATCAGCACAGGTAACAGAGTCCGCGAATTTGAACGCTCTTTTGCCGAATATCTCGGTGTTAAACACGCCATTGCTGTCAGTTCCTGCACCCATGCCCTACATCTAAGTCTCGTCGTAACCGGAATCGGTAACGGCGACGAAGTCATCACGACCCCTTACACCTTCACCGCGACTGCTGAAGCGATCCGATATGTCGGTGCTAAACCTGTCTTTGTGGACATCGAACCAGATACATTGAATATTGACATAACCCAAATCGAACAGGCGATAACCCCACGCACGAAGGCGATACTGCCCGTCCATTTTGCAGGTCTCCCGTGCGATATGGAGGCGTTACAAGACCTCTGCCGAAACCACAACCTCGTCCTCATTGACGACGCTGCGCACGCGATTCCAACCGAATACAAAGGGCAATACATCGGCAACATCGGTGACCTGTCCGCCTTCAGTTTTTATGCGAACAAAAACTTGACAACAGGGGAAGGCGGGATGATTACCACCAATAACGATGCCTTCGCCAAACCGCTCCGCACGATGCGACTCCACGGCATCGACAAAGACGCTTGGGCGCGTCAATCAGAGCGCGACATCTGGCGGTACGACATCGCGACTGAAGGTTATAAATACAACATGACCGATATCCAAGCGGCGATGGGGTTATGCCAACTCATAAAACTCAACAAACAGCATGAACGCCGCCGAGACCTAGCGCAGATCTATCAAACAGAATTGGCGAATTTTCCACAAATCAGCACGCCGGTGGCACCGGAGAATCCCAGCGAGCACTCGTGGCATCTCTATATTATTCAACTCCCACCCGGTGAACGCGACGGATTTATCAGAGCTTTGAGCGAGGCAAACATTGAATGCAGTGTCCACTATATTCCGCTACATCTCTTCGAGTTTTATCAGGAGCACTACGGTTACCGTGTCGGCGATTTTCCGTGCGCTGAGGCGGCATTTGAAGGCGTCGTGAGTCTACCGCTTCACCCGGGATTAACCGAAGAGGAGATCCATATCGTAATCGATGAAATAGGAAAGATTTTAGGTCCATAA
- a CDS encoding DUF2156 domain-containing protein — translation MKPVWASNQRYSCRVAFPGVFLRIVAGYNFLFIFSKMQLQPLTLNNKPIFDEYAHRMCPRLSHYAFAPIYVWKEHFQFYWTLLTDYLCIFAKQGEDYFMPILPMPCDPENHIYRNVIRTAYHFMLESNRNPHIARIENVPQALYTFFQEDGFRVTLKETEYLYEIGTLSELRGNRFKSKRNVYNAFMERYPSAELRPYRIADREACFSLYDAWHTDRAAKCDDAVYCAMLEDSRSVHRIAIAHAEALGLRGRVVRIDGEISGYTFGYPLNADILCVLFEVTDLRIKGLAQFIYREFCKELVGTYRWINAMSDSGLDNLKRVKRSYHPIQLIPLYNVVSREQRI, via the coding sequence ATGAAGCCCGTGTGGGCTTCAAATCAACGGTATTCATGCCGTGTGGCATTCCCCGGGGTATTTCTGCGTATTGTTGCAGGCTACAATTTTTTATTTATTTTTTCAAAGATGCAACTCCAACCGCTAACGCTCAATAACAAGCCAATTTTTGACGAATACGCGCATCGGATGTGCCCGCGCTTGTCTCACTACGCCTTCGCACCGATCTACGTGTGGAAAGAACATTTTCAGTTTTATTGGACACTGTTAACAGACTATCTATGCATCTTCGCAAAACAGGGTGAAGACTATTTCATGCCGATTCTACCGATGCCGTGCGATCCTGAAAACCACATCTACCGAAATGTTATTCGCACGGCATACCACTTTATGTTAGAATCAAATCGGAATCCACATATCGCTCGAATCGAAAATGTTCCACAGGCGTTGTACACTTTTTTTCAAGAGGACGGATTCCGCGTCACCCTGAAGGAGACCGAATACCTCTATGAGATAGGAACACTCAGCGAGTTGCGTGGCAATCGCTTCAAAAGCAAGCGCAACGTTTATAACGCCTTTATGGAGCGGTATCCGTCGGCAGAATTGAGACCCTATCGCATCGCCGACCGCGAGGCGTGTTTCTCACTTTATGATGCATGGCACACTGACCGCGCAGCAAAATGTGACGACGCAGTCTATTGTGCGATGCTTGAGGATTCTCGATCGGTGCACCGTATCGCGATTGCGCATGCGGAGGCGCTCGGACTTCGCGGAAGGGTTGTTCGTATTGATGGGGAAATCAGCGGCTACACCTTCGGATATCCACTGAACGCGGATATACTCTGTGTGCTATTCGAAGTTACAGACCTTAGGATAAAAGGACTCGCACAGTTCATTTACCGCGAGTTTTGCAAGGAATTGGTGGGGACTTACAGATGGATTAACGCAATGAGCGATTCAGGGTTAGACAACCTAAAACGTGTCAAACGCTCTTATCACCCAATCCAACTGATACCGTTATATAACGTTGTGAGTCGGGAGCAGAGAATATGA
- a CDS encoding thiamine pyrophosphokinase, with protein sequence MKVALIFLNGYYDLRYLDFYRHEIETAVEKGSLLICADGGIRIFDELNQGTDRALIPDVLIGDMDSVRYRGSKPLLQAKHVVQEWVGKTDKDYTDGQLAVDYALEQFNCRHIVIYGGLPRPAEYETDQFLGNLKLMRFGHYRASVGAPYAAEMRDPRQTIHYVLSVIRLTRKSSGLQRVSLIAESPNVIVEKSENLRWDLASLHIHPDLTNALRNEFVAGAESALVQLTDGSAPVYVIHNW encoded by the coding sequence ATGAAAGTGGCTCTTATTTTTCTTAACGGCTATTATGATCTCCGCTATCTCGATTTTTACCGGCACGAGATCGAAACCGCAGTGGAAAAGGGTTCTTTGCTCATCTGTGCCGACGGCGGCATCCGCATATTTGATGAATTAAATCAGGGTACGGATAGGGCACTGATTCCTGATGTTCTCATCGGGGACATGGATTCGGTAAGGTATCGGGGTTCCAAACCCCTCCTACAAGCAAAACATGTCGTTCAGGAATGGGTGGGAAAAACGGACAAAGATTACACCGACGGACAACTCGCCGTAGACTACGCTTTGGAACAGTTTAACTGCCGACATATTGTTATCTACGGCGGTTTACCGCGTCCAGCGGAATATGAAACTGACCAGTTCCTCGGGAATCTCAAACTGATGCGTTTCGGGCATTATCGCGCGTCCGTAGGTGCGCCTTACGCAGCCGAAATGCGGGATCCGAGACAAACAATCCACTATGTGCTATCAGTTATACGTTTAACCCGGAAAAGCAGCGGACTGCAACGCGTCTCTCTCATTGCGGAATCTCCCAACGTCATTGTCGAAAAGAGCGAAAATCTCCGTTGGGACTTGGCATCGCTACACATTCATCCCGATTTAACAAACGCCCTTCGCAACGAGTTCGTAGCAGGTGCGGAGTCGGCACTCGTTCAATTGACTGATGGATCCGCCCCCGTCTACGTGATTCACAATTGGTAG